One Panicum virgatum strain AP13 chromosome 9K, P.virgatum_v5, whole genome shotgun sequence genomic region harbors:
- the LOC120650123 gene encoding uncharacterized protein LOC120650123 codes for MSPLPRLLPILLLAAAVTAAAAQAGGVSLNGAANDLLPKYGLPKGLIPDVASYTFDEATGAFEIHLASTCYVHFGSHLVYYERTITGKLSKGAISDLSGVQAKKLFLWVYVTGMVAHPDKGTIEFQAGFISESLSASMFDEVPTCGTSVGAQLRGAAGVIGELGLLPVAQA; via the exons ATGTCTCCGCTGCCCCGCCTCCTCCCCAtcctgctcctcgccgccgccgtcaccgcggccgccgcccaggcGGGCGGCGTGTCGCTGAACGGGGCGGCGAACGACCTGCTCCCCAAGTACGGCCTGCCCAAGGGGCTCATCCCGGACGTTGCCTCCTACACCTTCGACGAGGCCACGGGCGCCTTCGAGATCCACCTCGCCAGCACCTGCTACGTCCACTTCGGCTCCCACCTCGTTTACTACGAGAGGACCATCACGGGGAAGCTCTCCAAGGGCGCCATCTCCGACCTCTCGGGCGTCCAGGCCAAGAAGCTCTTCCTCTGGGTCTACGTCACGGGGATGGTCGCGCACCCCGACAAgggcaccatcgagttccaggcCGGCTTCATCTCCGAGTCGCTGTCCGCGTCCATGTTCGACGAGGTACCCACCTGCGGGACCAGCGTCGGCGCGCagctgcgcggcgcggcgggggtgatCGGGGAGCTCGGCCTGCTCCCCGTTGCGCAG GCCTGA
- the LOC120650122 gene encoding protein WHAT'S THIS FACTOR 9, mitochondrial-like — protein MEALAKPRALRPLPPPLAVYLKSMSYVDVKMRWKKDASFDAVPVLSHARDLRPLVSLARLLSPSPTPVSAVSKRGRSLEVPDRRVTSFLRRFPAAFVESAGPQHNLPWFRLSDAAAGLLREERDVFAARRADVAGRLRRLVLMCPRRRLPLRVAQGMLWHLGIPEDYFRDPDHGIGQDGFRILTSGDGVDDGDGRETELGLIDDGKLQEMPLSVLQMNAVRKFGSAAEVPILLFQSKGLRLKQKIKDWLEGFQRLHYVSPYEDFSHIRPGSDVSEKRAVGVLHELLSLFVTCSAERRRLLCLRQHLGLPQKFHLVFERHPHVFYLLLKEKTCFVVLKEAYMARGDTAIEEHPMLEVRKKYVELMEQSQEIIRGRRSGKPIELESNVSGSGDIEDGIETLS, from the coding sequence ATGGAGGCCTTGGCGAAACCTCGGGCGCTCCGGCCCCTCCCACCTCCCCTCGCCGTCTACCTCAAGTCCATGTCGTACGTGGACGTCAAGATGCGGTGGAAGAAGGACGCGTCCTTCGACGCCGTCCCCGTGCTCTCCCACGCCCGCGACCTCCGCCCGCTCGTCTCCCTGGCGCGCCTCCTCTCGCCCTCGCCCACCCCCGTGTCGGCGGTCTCCAAGCGCGGCCGCTCGCTGGAGGTCCCCGACCGCCGGGtcacctccttcctccgccGCTTCCCCGCCGCCTTCGTCGAGTCCGCGGGGCCGCAGCACAACCTCCCCTGGTTCCGCctctccgacgccgccgccggcctcctgcGGGAGGAGCGGGACGTcttcgccgcccgccgcgcggaTGTCGcgggccgcctgcgccgcctcgTCCTGATGTgcccgcgacgccgcctcccGCTCCGCGTCGCGCAGGGCATGCTCTGGCATCTTGGCATCCCAGAGGACTACTTTAGGGACCCGGATCACGGCATCGGACAGGATGGATTTCGGATTTTAACTTCAGGAGATGGAGTTGATGACGGCGATGGGAGGGAGACGGAGTTGGGGTTAATTGACGATGGGAAACTTCAGGAAATGCCTCTCTCGGTTCTCCAGATGAATGCTGTGAGGAAGTTTGGATCAGCGGCAGAGGTGCCTATCCTGCTCTTCCAGTCAAAGGGTCTCCGGttgaagcagaagattaaggATTGGTTGGAAGGGTTCCAGCGGCTGCATTACGTGTCTCCATATGAGGATTTCAGCCACATCCGTCCGGGTAGTGATGTTTCAGAGAAGCGGGCAGTCGGGGTGCTCCATGAGCTGCTTAGTCTGTTTGTGACATGCTCTGCTGAGAGGCGGCGGTTACTCTGCCTTAGGCAGCACCTGGGTCTGCCGCAGAAGTTCCATCTTGTGTTTGAGCGGCACCCGCATGTATTCTACTTGTTGTTAAAGGAAAAGACATGCTTTGTTGTCCTCAAAGAGGCGTACATGGCTAGGGGAGACACTGCAATTGAGGAACACCCCATGCTGGAAGTGCGCAAGAAGTATGTTGAGCTGATGGAGCAGTCACAGGAAATTATAAGGGGCCGACGGAGCGGGAAGCCTATTGAACTGGAGTCCAATGTATCTGGTTCTGGGGATATTGAGGATGGCATTGAAACTTTATCATAA